From Cognatishimia activa, one genomic window encodes:
- a CDS encoding LysR substrate-binding domain-containing protein has protein sequence MPNRPYDLPSSKWLVSFEAAARNASFKLAAEELGVTPAAISHQVKALESDLNCELFHRFHRGVELTESGAYLLVSLQRAFEGINESLSQLRAQHRRSSVAIGSTPAVSSLWLTPRLAEFWKSHGHISVAQIVSDMPLDTPACDISVNYGDMTRETLPCRHLFHGNISILASPRFAKKHNVEDIQDMSGVPLIQLADGLAEWMNWQQWSKAKNFKGTLNIEHRVNNYSIALQAAQDDMGAVLGWHSLTAELLESGKLVRLLPDSVNTNLGFYLKLHNENSSRARRVFEWLSESAI, from the coding sequence TTGCCCAATCGCCCCTATGATCTGCCCTCATCAAAATGGCTGGTGTCATTTGAGGCCGCAGCGCGAAATGCCAGTTTCAAACTGGCGGCTGAGGAACTTGGTGTGACACCGGCAGCGATCAGTCATCAGGTGAAAGCCTTGGAAAGTGACCTGAACTGCGAGCTCTTTCACCGTTTTCACCGCGGCGTGGAACTGACCGAAAGCGGAGCATATCTTCTGGTTTCCCTGCAACGCGCTTTTGAGGGCATCAACGAGTCACTGTCGCAACTGCGGGCGCAGCACCGGCGGTCTTCTGTAGCCATCGGGTCGACACCTGCGGTCAGCTCCCTCTGGCTTACCCCGCGCCTCGCAGAATTCTGGAAAAGCCACGGGCATATCTCTGTCGCTCAGATCGTCAGTGACATGCCTCTTGATACGCCGGCCTGTGATATCAGCGTTAACTACGGTGATATGACACGCGAAACCCTGCCCTGCCGCCACCTTTTTCACGGCAATATCTCGATCCTAGCCAGTCCCCGTTTTGCCAAAAAACACAATGTCGAGGACATTCAAGATATGTCAGGCGTGCCACTGATCCAGCTTGCCGATGGACTGGCTGAATGGATGAACTGGCAACAATGGAGCAAAGCCAAAAATTTCAAAGGCACGCTCAATATTGAGCACAGAGTCAACAACTACTCCATCGCCTTGCAGGCGGCTCAAGACGATATGGGCGCTGTGCTGGGTTGGCACAGCTTGACAGCGGAGTTGCTTGAATCAGGTAAATTGGTGCGCCTTTTGCCTGACTCCGTGAATACAAATCTGGGGTTTTATCTGAAGCTACACAACGAAAACTCAAGCCGCGCCAGACGCGTGTTTGAATGGCTTTCTGAATCGGCCATATAG
- a CDS encoding trimethylamine methyltransferase family protein produces the protein MTQKSATRTRAGGRSARRAVRTATNFDMLPGLTNTLPLCEVMDGAQVERIHNASMDILENVGVQFRDPIALEDWKKAGAKVVDEMVYLDRNLVMDLIATIPSEFTYHARNPKNNVKLGGRNSVFVPMTGAPFIRDLDNVRRNPMMEDLATFHKLSHMMPALNSSAHHIVEPYDHPISQRHLRITYSSMKYSDKMFMGMTTSPKNAEDVMDMCAILFGEEFMEENPVTTGNCNGNSPLVWDETMLGAMRAFCKRKQPVLCSPFVLGGANTPASVPATVAQLNAEALSALAYTQVIRKGAPAIYGHYLSTVSMKSGAPMAGTPEISLMNFMIGQMARFYEVPWRTSNTLGGAKTFDAQAGYESSTTLSAVMHAGANYIWHSAGWNEAGMHCSIAKFVVDAEQCAMAYRMAEGPKWHDFDQAVAAVSDVGPGGHYLGHEHTQENFQTAFFMPELFDNNSIEQWTAEGEVEITERALKYARQLLGEYQEPTLDIAKNEELLEYIARREREIPAAAELNQEY, from the coding sequence ATGACCCAGAAATCAGCTACGCGCACTCGTGCCGGTGGCCGCTCCGCTCGCCGAGCCGTCCGTACCGCCACGAATTTTGACATGCTTCCCGGCCTGACCAACACACTGCCGCTTTGCGAAGTAATGGACGGTGCGCAGGTTGAGCGCATTCACAACGCATCGATGGACATTCTGGAAAATGTCGGCGTGCAATTCCGTGACCCAATTGCCTTGGAAGATTGGAAAAAGGCTGGTGCCAAGGTTGTCGATGAGATGGTGTATCTGGATCGCAACTTGGTGATGGATCTGATCGCGACGATTCCGTCCGAATTCACCTACCATGCGCGGAATCCCAAGAATAACGTTAAACTCGGTGGCCGGAACTCTGTGTTCGTGCCAATGACAGGCGCGCCTTTCATTCGTGACCTCGATAATGTTCGCCGCAACCCAATGATGGAAGATTTGGCGACCTTCCACAAATTGAGCCACATGATGCCAGCGCTCAATAGCTCAGCGCACCATATTGTCGAACCTTACGACCATCCGATCAGCCAGCGTCACCTGCGCATTACTTATTCGTCGATGAAGTATTCCGACAAGATGTTCATGGGCATGACCACAAGCCCAAAGAACGCCGAAGACGTCATGGACATGTGCGCCATCCTCTTTGGCGAGGAATTCATGGAAGAAAACCCCGTCACAACTGGCAACTGCAACGGCAACTCGCCGCTGGTTTGGGACGAGACCATGCTGGGTGCGATGCGGGCCTTCTGTAAACGCAAACAGCCAGTGCTGTGCTCCCCATTCGTTTTGGGTGGCGCAAACACTCCAGCCAGTGTGCCAGCTACGGTCGCTCAGCTGAATGCAGAAGCCCTGAGCGCATTGGCTTACACTCAGGTTATCCGCAAAGGCGCCCCTGCCATCTATGGCCATTACCTGTCCACCGTCAGTATGAAATCTGGTGCTCCTATGGCTGGCACCCCGGAAATCAGCTTGATGAACTTCATGATCGGTCAGATGGCCCGTTTTTACGAAGTGCCTTGGCGTACATCCAACACCTTGGGCGGCGCAAAGACCTTCGATGCTCAAGCTGGTTATGAAAGCAGTACAACGCTTTCCGCCGTTATGCACGCAGGTGCCAACTACATTTGGCACTCAGCGGGCTGGAACGAAGCTGGCATGCACTGCTCAATCGCAAAGTTTGTTGTCGACGCAGAACAATGCGCTATGGCGTATCGCATGGCGGAGGGTCCGAAATGGCACGACTTTGATCAAGCCGTTGCAGCTGTGTCTGACGTTGGTCCGGGTGGTCACTACCTTGGCCATGAGCACACGCAAGAAAACTTTCAGACAGCTTTCTTCATGCCGGAGCTTTTTGACAACAATTCAATTGAGCAATGGACTGCGGAAGGCGAAGTGGAGATCACTGAACGAGCTCTCAAGTATGCGCGGCAACTGCTTGGTGAATACCAGGAACCGACACTGGATATTGCCAAGAATGAGGAGCTGCTGGAGTATATTGCGCGCCGTGAAAGAGAAATTCCGGCTGCTGCTGAACTCAATCAGGAATACTAA
- a CDS encoding GlxA family transcriptional regulator, with translation MTKHIVFLMVEEFANLAFSCAVEPLRIANMISGEELYKWTLLSDNGKTVTCSGGIVMQVDGDFDEVPKCDQLFVLSGSNMQKHASAHLISTLRKQRAMGNPIGALCSGAWILAKAGFLDGMQAAIHWDFHDAFMEEFPEVNLVRNVFVSDEKYVTASGGTATADLMLHRVEMDHGSSLAMDVADQMVYSGARNASAEQRVSLQARNGMRNRHLAKALQIMQDTLENPISPADIAKDIGISSRQLERLFGRYLNSSPKRYHLEMRLERARHLLMQTEASVIDVAIACGFETTGHFSRVYRTAYGVSPSMQRYK, from the coding sequence ATGACGAAACATATTGTCTTCTTAATGGTCGAAGAGTTTGCCAATCTGGCATTCTCATGCGCTGTGGAACCGCTCCGCATCGCGAACATGATCAGTGGAGAGGAATTGTATAAATGGACGCTCCTCTCTGATAACGGAAAGACGGTTACCTGTTCCGGTGGTATCGTAATGCAGGTCGATGGCGACTTTGACGAAGTTCCTAAATGCGATCAGCTTTTTGTGCTTTCTGGGTCGAATATGCAGAAGCATGCGTCGGCCCATTTGATCAGCACACTGCGCAAACAACGCGCCATGGGAAATCCGATCGGAGCGCTATGCTCCGGCGCATGGATCCTCGCAAAGGCTGGGTTTCTGGACGGTATGCAGGCCGCCATTCACTGGGATTTTCATGACGCATTCATGGAGGAATTTCCCGAAGTGAATCTAGTGCGCAACGTCTTTGTATCAGACGAGAAATATGTCACCGCTTCGGGTGGGACGGCCACGGCTGATCTGATGTTGCATCGGGTGGAAATGGACCATGGCAGCAGCCTCGCGATGGATGTGGCGGACCAGATGGTTTATTCTGGTGCGCGCAATGCTTCAGCAGAACAGCGTGTCTCGCTTCAAGCGCGCAACGGCATGCGTAATCGACATCTCGCGAAAGCCCTGCAAATCATGCAGGACACGTTAGAAAACCCCATTTCACCCGCAGATATTGCCAAGGATATTGGCATTTCTTCCCGTCAGCTAGAGCGTCTCTTCGGTCGTTACCTGAATTCCTCTCCCAAACGATACCACCTGGAAATGCGGTTAGAGCGCGCTCGGCATTTGCTGATGCAAACCGAAGCATCCGTAATCGATGTGGCCATTGCCTGTGGCTTCGAAACCACAGGACATTTCTCCCGAGTTTATCGCACGGCCTACGGCGTTAGCCCATCTATGCAGCGATACAAATAA
- the proX gene encoding glycine betaine/L-proline ABC transporter substrate-binding protein ProX has protein sequence MKKTTAIATLLATTLMGGAAIADSMPGKGVDVRPIMAPSLEETFQHRVLFRALEDLGYTVAEPQEVEYQTIHLALGTGDGDFTAVHWNALHNNFFEESGGDAVLEKVGTLVDGALQGYLINKSAYDAGVQNLGDLKDPEVAKMFDADGDGTADLAGCVPGWGCERVIEHQLTEFGLRDTVSHNQGAYNAIIADTIARSSAGENILYYTWTPYWVSGALVPGEDVEWLAVPYSSLPDGATANTEFEGKDLGFAVDSIRVVATDDFLGANPAAAKLFELAKISINDISAQNKLISDGQDGSDDIDRHVSQWISDNQAEYDSWLAAARAAAQ, from the coding sequence ATGAAAAAAACAACAGCAATCGCAACATTGCTTGCAACGACCCTGATGGGCGGCGCAGCAATTGCGGACAGCATGCCAGGAAAAGGCGTCGACGTACGTCCGATTATGGCGCCATCTCTGGAAGAAACCTTCCAGCACCGCGTTTTGTTCCGCGCGCTTGAAGACCTTGGTTACACTGTGGCTGAACCACAAGAGGTTGAATATCAGACCATTCACCTTGCACTGGGCACTGGTGATGGCGACTTTACTGCCGTTCACTGGAATGCGCTGCACAACAACTTCTTTGAAGAATCTGGCGGAGATGCAGTTCTTGAGAAAGTCGGCACCCTGGTTGACGGTGCTTTGCAAGGCTATCTGATCAACAAGTCGGCATATGACGCGGGTGTTCAAAACCTTGGTGATCTGAAGGATCCGGAAGTCGCCAAAATGTTCGACGCTGATGGCGACGGCACTGCCGACCTCGCGGGCTGTGTGCCGGGCTGGGGTTGTGAACGCGTCATTGAGCACCAGCTGACGGAATTCGGCCTGCGTGACACCGTTTCACATAACCAAGGCGCATATAACGCCATCATCGCTGACACCATTGCCCGCAGCAGCGCTGGCGAAAACATCCTTTATTACACCTGGACACCTTACTGGGTATCCGGTGCATTGGTGCCAGGTGAGGACGTTGAATGGCTGGCGGTGCCATACAGCTCCCTGCCAGATGGCGCGACAGCAAACACCGAATTTGAGGGCAAAGACCTTGGCTTTGCAGTCGACAGCATTCGCGTAGTTGCAACTGACGACTTTCTGGGTGCAAACCCAGCAGCAGCGAAATTGTTTGAATTGGCGAAGATTTCCATCAATGATATCTCCGCGCAGAATAAGCTAATCTCTGACGGTCAGGATGGTTCCGACGATATCGACCGGCATGTAAGCCAGTGGATTTCTGACAATCAAGCAGAGTATGATTCCTGGCTAGCGGCAGCACGCGCAGCGGCACAATAA
- a CDS encoding ABC transporter permease: protein MEENSFSILDPFSSVDLGIAESADGVKQWAIANRGIIQPIKNIFNEMIVGIDTALNAVPPTIMLILLVLVAWQAAGRRVAILVGVSMFCLGFLAPNAWGLAMTTLAIVVSSVLLCFLIGLPLGVLAGKNDRFEATIRPVLDTMQTIPAFVYLVPVVMLIGIGNVSGVIVTIIFALPPLVRLTSLGIRGVNPSVVEAAKAFGANPRQILLKVELPLATPTILAGVNQTIMLSLSMVVIASMISVKGLGNEVLRAMGRLDAGKALVGGLGIVILAIVLDRITQGMGQSGRERGHRHWWQGGPVGLILRTTGKIK from the coding sequence ATGGAAGAGAATAGTTTCAGCATCCTTGATCCGTTTTCCTCAGTTGATCTGGGCATCGCGGAATCCGCTGATGGCGTAAAACAATGGGCGATTGCCAATCGCGGCATAATCCAGCCCATTAAAAACATCTTCAACGAAATGATCGTGGGCATCGACACAGCTCTGAATGCAGTGCCGCCGACGATCATGCTGATCTTGCTGGTCTTAGTTGCCTGGCAAGCGGCGGGTCGCCGGGTGGCTATCTTAGTTGGAGTTAGCATGTTCTGCCTGGGCTTCCTTGCGCCAAACGCCTGGGGCCTCGCGATGACGACATTGGCGATTGTGGTCAGTTCAGTCCTCCTGTGTTTCCTGATCGGGCTGCCGCTCGGTGTTCTGGCGGGAAAAAACGATCGGTTTGAAGCCACCATTCGACCTGTTTTGGACACGATGCAGACCATCCCAGCCTTTGTGTATCTGGTTCCGGTGGTCATGCTGATCGGCATTGGCAACGTGTCCGGTGTGATTGTCACAATCATCTTCGCCCTACCGCCGCTTGTACGCCTGACCTCATTGGGCATCCGCGGCGTGAACCCATCTGTTGTCGAAGCAGCAAAGGCCTTTGGCGCCAACCCAAGGCAAATCTTGTTGAAAGTTGAACTACCGCTCGCCACCCCGACCATACTGGCTGGTGTGAACCAAACCATCATGCTCTCGCTTTCGATGGTTGTGATTGCCTCGATGATCTCGGTGAAGGGTCTCGGCAACGAAGTTCTACGCGCCATGGGGCGGTTGGATGCGGGCAAGGCCCTCGTCGGTGGCCTTGGCATCGTCATTCTCGCGATCGTTTTGGACCGGATCACCCAGGGCATGGGGCAATCGGGCCGCGAGCGCGGGCATCGCCACTGGTGGCAGGGCGGTCCGGTCGGGCTGATCCTGCGCACCACAGGAAAAATAAAATAA
- a CDS encoding quaternary amine ABC transporter ATP-binding protein: MTDALADPVIDCRNLWKIFGKRADAAMKAVQEQGLGKLEVRDQFDCVVGVQDASFTVGRGEIFCIMGLSGSGKSTLIRHVNRLIEPTTGQLFIEGEDVNALSPRDLRELRAEKIGMVFQNMALMPHRTVIDNVAFSQEVRGYDLESRKENAMRAIDAVDLNGWDQKYPDELSGGMQQRVGLARAIAADPSILLMDEPFSALDPLIRRQLQDKFMSLSADMNKTTLFITHDLDEAIRIGDRIAIMKDGALVQVGTPEDIVTNPVDDYVADFVAGISKLDLVSAGKIMESVEAYEGRRGPIDDVNAWPEAHPDQSLDDLVNLSISTQNPIMVKVDGRPIGVVTKNALLRGIQGDVDDQSAVKH, translated from the coding sequence GTGACAGATGCTTTGGCAGACCCGGTGATTGATTGCCGAAATCTTTGGAAGATTTTCGGAAAGCGCGCCGACGCCGCGATGAAGGCCGTTCAAGAACAAGGACTTGGCAAGCTGGAGGTGCGTGATCAGTTTGACTGCGTCGTTGGTGTTCAAGACGCGTCATTTACAGTCGGGCGCGGCGAAATTTTTTGCATCATGGGCCTGTCGGGATCGGGCAAGTCCACTTTGATTCGTCACGTAAACCGCCTGATCGAACCCACAACAGGCCAGCTATTTATTGAAGGTGAAGACGTTAACGCGCTCTCTCCACGCGACTTGCGCGAGTTGCGCGCTGAAAAAATTGGCATGGTTTTCCAAAACATGGCGCTGATGCCGCACCGGACTGTCATCGACAACGTCGCTTTCAGCCAAGAGGTGCGCGGATACGATCTGGAAAGCCGCAAAGAAAACGCCATGCGCGCTATTGATGCTGTGGATTTGAATGGTTGGGATCAGAAATACCCAGACGAACTTTCTGGCGGCATGCAGCAGCGCGTTGGTCTGGCCCGCGCCATTGCGGCCGATCCTTCAATTCTTTTGATGGATGAACCCTTCTCGGCGCTGGACCCACTTATTCGCCGTCAGCTGCAGGATAAGTTTATGTCGCTTTCGGCGGACATGAACAAAACCACACTGTTCATCACCCACGATCTGGACGAGGCGATCCGCATCGGAGACCGCATCGCGATCATGAAAGACGGTGCATTGGTCCAAGTAGGCACGCCGGAGGACATCGTGACCAATCCGGTGGACGACTATGTGGCGGACTTTGTCGCGGGCATTTCCAAGCTTGATCTCGTTTCGGCCGGGAAAATCATGGAATCTGTGGAAGCCTACGAAGGGCGCCGGGGTCCGATCGATGATGTAAATGCCTGGCCCGAGGCGCATCCCGACCAATCTCTGGATGATCTCGTCAATCTCTCAATCTCAACCCAGAACCCAATCATGGTCAAAGTCGATGGCCGCCCGATTGGCGTTGTGACCAAGAACGCTCTGCTGCGCGGCATCCAAGGTGATGTCGACGACCAGAGCGCCGTAAAGCACTGA
- a CDS encoding GntR family transcriptional regulator: MKEEARRRKEELFDHLKVSILTQRLRPGSDLDEAELSAAFGLSRTPLREVFREMSGAGYLDLRANKGARVSDLSYRTLRDFFLAAPMIYGAILRLAALNASNSQIERLKDAQQEFKAALRNGSAGDRALANNHFHEVTGDMAGNIYLQPSFQRLLIDHARIGTTFYQPQNSEMVGNLTKASEQHDQIISAIETRDEQLAGTLADDHWNLSRGQIEIYVMPDALDVPLGTLSKSTSA, from the coding sequence ATGAAAGAAGAGGCACGTCGACGCAAAGAAGAGTTGTTCGATCACTTGAAGGTATCGATTCTCACTCAGCGTCTGCGTCCAGGTTCCGACCTGGATGAAGCGGAACTGTCTGCCGCTTTTGGTCTTTCCCGTACACCTCTACGGGAGGTCTTCCGCGAGATGAGCGGAGCAGGCTACCTGGATCTGCGTGCAAACAAAGGCGCGCGCGTTTCAGATTTGTCCTACCGAACCCTCCGTGACTTTTTCCTCGCTGCTCCCATGATTTACGGAGCAATCCTTCGGTTAGCCGCGTTGAACGCATCCAATAGCCAGATTGAACGGCTTAAGGATGCCCAGCAGGAGTTCAAGGCAGCCCTTCGCAACGGTTCCGCAGGGGACCGGGCTTTGGCGAACAACCATTTCCATGAAGTGACCGGGGATATGGCGGGCAACATTTACTTGCAGCCCTCTTTCCAACGTTTGCTGATCGACCATGCGCGTATCGGCACGACGTTCTACCAACCACAGAATTCCGAAATGGTCGGCAATCTCACCAAGGCCAGCGAACAGCACGATCAGATCATTTCGGCAATTGAAACAAGAGATGAACAACTTGCCGGAACATTGGCAGACGATCACTGGAATCTGTCCCGCGGACAGATCGAAATCTATGTGATGCCCGATGCTCTGGACGTGCCCTTGGGGACGCTTTCGAAATCAACTTCTGCATGA
- a CDS encoding dihydrodipicolinate synthase family protein, with product MTPIFNFDGIYTPVVTPFHEDGAFNWDALADVIEYLIEKGVHGLISGGSTGENYAQTIEERIEIAKFTKERINGRIPLVVGTGAMMTADSIALAKGAKDIGAEALLLASPAYSVPTDRENALNALAIDKAADLPIMLYNYPHRTGTMMGEEFLDRVGRSRNFCGIKESSGDINRVHLLARDYPHIQMGCGMDDQALEFFAWGSPFWVCGGSNFLPEEHVALYNACVIEGDFVKGRKIMSAMLPLMRVLEQGGKFIQTIKHGVAMNGFETGGMRPPLKGLNKDDKRALEQVVRVLKATIAEITSEGAK from the coding sequence ATGACGCCGATATTTAACTTCGACGGGATATATACACCTGTCGTGACGCCGTTTCATGAAGACGGCGCCTTCAACTGGGACGCGTTGGCCGACGTGATTGAATACCTGATCGAGAAAGGTGTTCATGGGCTGATTTCTGGTGGCTCAACGGGCGAAAACTACGCACAGACCATCGAAGAACGCATCGAGATCGCAAAATTCACCAAGGAGCGCATCAACGGGCGTATTCCACTGGTGGTTGGCACTGGTGCGATGATGACAGCGGATTCCATTGCCTTGGCGAAAGGCGCCAAGGATATTGGCGCCGAGGCCCTGCTTTTGGCGTCTCCAGCTTATTCCGTGCCAACTGACCGTGAAAACGCACTCAACGCGCTTGCGATAGATAAGGCTGCCGACCTGCCGATCATGCTATACAACTACCCGCATCGCACGGGCACGATGATGGGCGAAGAGTTCCTTGATCGTGTGGGCCGCAGCCGAAACTTCTGTGGCATCAAGGAAAGCTCCGGAGACATCAACCGCGTGCATCTTCTGGCGCGGGACTACCCGCACATTCAAATGGGCTGCGGTATGGACGATCAGGCGCTGGAGTTCTTTGCCTGGGGGTCTCCGTTTTGGGTTTGTGGCGGATCAAACTTCCTGCCCGAAGAACATGTCGCGCTTTACAATGCCTGTGTGATTGAGGGCGACTTTGTGAAGGGTCGCAAAATCATGTCGGCCATGCTGCCACTGATGCGCGTGCTCGAACAGGGTGGCAAGTTCATCCAGACCATCAAACATGGCGTCGCGATGAACGGCTTTGAAACCGGAGGCATGCGGCCGCCGCTCAAAGGGCTGAACAAAGACGACAAGCGCGCTTTGGAACAAGTGGTGCGCGTACTCAAAGCGACCATTGCAGAAATCACATCGGAGGGCGCGAAATGA
- a CDS encoding aldehyde dehydrogenase → MSLLTQDEYRAIAAGLTLPTSAFIDGGYRPAISGKTFTSVNPATGETLAEIAACGQEDVDFAVQKAREAFDDGRWSKMHPSERKDVLIRFCKLLTRNERELAVMESLDSGKTIYDCETVDVPETIHCLKWHAEAIDKIYDQVSPASDDHIAMVVREPIGVVGLVLPWNFPLLMLAWKIGPALAAGCSVVVKPAAETTLTALRVAELASEAGLPKGVLNIVPGGGAEVGEPIGRHMDIDMVSFTGSTVTGKRFLTYSAESNAKEVVLEMGGKNPAVVMDDAENLDRVAQHIVNGAFWNMGENCSASSRLIVHKDVKDQLLERVALHAKEWNVGDPLDPETRLGALVSQAHFDKVASYVSQAKDVVIGGNAKDGFVDATVVNVPGNDDTLAREEIFGPVLSVIEVTGFDEAIQIANDTEYGLCASIFTANTKRAIRGARALRAGTVTVNSFGEGDISTPFGGYKQSGFGGRDNSLHAHDQYTQLKTIWIDLADDADEAVD, encoded by the coding sequence ATGAGCCTGCTGACTCAAGACGAATACCGTGCAATCGCTGCTGGTCTGACCCTGCCAACCAGTGCGTTCATTGACGGCGGATACCGCCCGGCGATCTCTGGCAAAACCTTCACATCGGTGAACCCAGCAACAGGGGAAACCCTTGCTGAGATAGCGGCCTGTGGCCAGGAAGATGTTGATTTTGCCGTGCAAAAAGCGCGCGAAGCGTTTGACGACGGTCGCTGGAGCAAGATGCACCCGAGCGAACGAAAAGATGTGCTGATCCGGTTTTGCAAACTGCTGACCCGCAATGAACGTGAACTCGCAGTCATGGAGAGCCTCGACAGCGGCAAGACCATTTATGACTGCGAAACTGTAGATGTGCCGGAAACCATTCACTGCCTTAAATGGCATGCTGAAGCCATCGACAAAATCTACGATCAGGTGTCACCGGCATCTGACGATCACATCGCTATGGTCGTGCGCGAGCCCATCGGCGTGGTCGGATTGGTTCTCCCCTGGAACTTCCCGCTTTTGATGCTGGCCTGGAAAATCGGTCCGGCATTGGCTGCGGGTTGTTCTGTGGTGGTGAAACCCGCTGCAGAGACAACTCTGACAGCACTGCGGGTGGCTGAGCTGGCATCAGAAGCAGGCCTCCCCAAAGGGGTTTTAAACATCGTACCTGGCGGCGGCGCTGAGGTAGGTGAACCCATAGGTCGCCATATGGATATCGACATGGTGTCCTTCACCGGCTCGACGGTGACCGGCAAACGTTTTCTGACCTATTCTGCGGAAAGCAACGCCAAAGAAGTCGTTCTTGAAATGGGTGGTAAGAACCCGGCCGTTGTCATGGATGACGCTGAGAACCTAGATCGCGTTGCGCAGCATATCGTGAATGGCGCTTTCTGGAATATGGGTGAAAACTGCTCTGCCAGTTCTCGCCTGATCGTTCATAAGGACGTCAAAGATCAGCTGCTGGAACGCGTCGCATTGCATGCAAAGGAATGGAACGTCGGAGATCCGCTTGATCCAGAAACCCGGTTGGGTGCACTTGTGTCCCAAGCGCATTTCGACAAAGTCGCTAGCTATGTTTCACAGGCCAAAGACGTTGTTATCGGCGGCAATGCCAAAGATGGTTTTGTGGATGCAACAGTCGTGAACGTGCCGGGAAATGACGACACATTGGCGCGCGAGGAAATCTTCGGCCCGGTTTTGTCGGTGATTGAAGTCACAGGCTTTGACGAAGCGATCCAGATTGCGAATGACACCGAATATGGGTTGTGTGCATCTATCTTCACAGCAAACACCAAACGCGCAATCCGAGGAGCACGTGCCCTGCGCGCTGGTACCGTGACGGTGAACAGCTTTGGAGAAGGGGATATCTCGACTCCATTTGGTGGCTATAAGCAGTCTGGATTTGGAGGCCGTGACAATTCTCTGCATGCGCATGATCAATACACACAACTGAAAACCATTTGGATTGATCTTGCAGATGATGCGGATGAGGCCGTCGATTGA